One Diabrotica virgifera virgifera chromosome 3, PGI_DIABVI_V3a genomic window carries:
- the LOC114326594 gene encoding uncharacterized protein LOC114326594 isoform X1: protein MFVLVRVLVLFGLVNTCLSEIGAPPRVEETALLLESYIPPSMQILAYLTEMMKYDLRPSTSPPNGPTTTSTIKPTQYHRPGVYAPLKPPGPDTYYQSLQKGLSYRDYVDSLKRPSGVNYFDRYKQDLFESKERSSKKIYTGTTGEAELNFIAQYLGKNFLDTYKIVDEVEIDVPNNVDEESQQFLKKYDDSDFRSELLRQKQVPPTRAYVTLLSLYDTFNKESKRQGLSKYHGYPPKLLKELADLSTHTSAYQLQYVLKKVVEHRDTPRSEIIKKVNQLVGELDDPKSYINVALKYIPPLVFAL, encoded by the exons ACATGCCTTTCCGAGATTGGAGCACCTCCAAGAGTAGAAGAAACGGCTTTGCTGCTGGAGTCTTATATACCACCGTCGATGCAAATTTTAGCGTACTTAACGGAAATGATGAAGTATGATCTGAGACCTTCCACGAGTCCACCGAATGGACCAACTACTACTTCAACGATAAAACCAACGCAGTACCACAGGCCTGGAGTGTATGCGCCTCTTAAGCCTCCCGGGCCTGATACTTACTACCAGTCACTTCAAAAAG GTTTATCCTATAGAGACTACGTAGACAGTTTAAAGCGCCCAAGTGGCGTTAATTATTTTGACAGGTATAAACAAGACTTATTCGAAAGCAAAGAAAGAAGTTCTAAAAAGATATATACTGGCACAACCGGTGAAGCTGAACTAAATTTCATAGCCCAATACTTGGGCAAAAACTTCCTGGACACCTACAAAATCGTGGACGAGGTTGAAATTGACGTGCCAAATAATGTCGATGAAGAATCTCAGCAATTTTTGAAGAAATACGATGATTCGGACTTTAG gTCCGAACTATTAAGACAAAAGCAGGTGCCACCAACGAGGGCGTATGTTACACTTTTGTCTTTATATGACACGTTTAATAAAGAATCCAAACGTCAAGGGCTCAGTAAATATCAC GGTTACCCACCAAAACTACTCAAGGAACTGGCTGATCTATCTACCCATACTTCAGCCTACCAATTGCAATACGTTTTAAAGAAAGTCGTGGAACATCGTGACACTCCCAGGTCTGAGATCATAAAGAAAGTAAACCAACTGGTTGGTGAGTTGGACGATCCAAAGAGTTATATCAACGTGGCGTTGAAGTATATTCCTCCCCTAGTGTTTGCTTTGTAA
- the LOC114326593 gene encoding translational activator of cytochrome c oxidase 1 has translation MLKQFLRPFSLSYESYNKHIVVQSKRFAGHSKWANIRHIKGAKDAERSRLFTKLGRQIKVAVQEGGSVDPKKNLQLNQVIEQTRRANMPAATVQSILKSCESSKSQDKSYMLEIKGPGSCFILCEVYTSQLHGLKMILSTILKKHQSRFSDGGGLHLFEEKGQIEAEHQALAGKPEEEILEKATDHAIESGAEDVKVIENSLVQFSCGKSNLNQVVGELEKMGYKVTSAEVEYVPFNLQPLQDSELEVCQKLFDKLESVPEVVRLVDNIA, from the exons ATGTTAAAACAGTTTTTAAGACCCTTTTCTCTATCATATGAAAGCTATAATAAACATATAGTAGTTCAATCTAAAAGGTTTGCAGGCCACTCAAAATGGGCAAATATCAGGCACATAAAGGGTGCCAAAGATGCAGAAAGATCCCGACTTTTTACCAAATTAGGACGACAAATCAAAGTGGCAGTTCAAG AAGGAGGATCTGTTGATCCTAAGAAAAATCTACAGTTAAATCAGGTTATAGAACAAACTAGAAGAGCTAATATGCCAGCAGCTACTGTACAGAGTATATTGAAGAGTTGTGAAAGTAGTAAATCCCAAGACAAGAGTTATATGTTGGAAATCAA AGGCCCTGGAAGCTGTTTTATCTTATGTGAAGTCTACACAAGTCAACTACATGGTTTAAAGATGATACTTAGTACAATTTTGAAGAAACATCA ATCCAGATTCAGTGATGGTGGTGGCCTGCATTTGTTCGAGGAAAAAGGTCAAATAGAAGCAGAACACCAAGCATTAGCAGGTAAACCAGAAGAGGAAATTTTAGAAAAAGCCACTGACCATGCCATCGAATCAGGAGCTGAAGATGTGAAAGTGATCGAAAACAGCCTCGTTCAGTTTTCTTGTGGCAAATCGAACTTGAACCAAGTAGTGGGAGAATTGGAGAAGATGGGGTATAAAGTTACTAGTGCAGAAGTTGAATATGTTCCTTTCAATTTGCAACCTTTACAAGATTCTGAGTTAGAAGTGTGTCAGAAATTGTTCGACAAGTTGGAGAGTGTTCCTGAAGTTGTCAGGCTCGTTGATAATATTGCATAA
- the LOC114326594 gene encoding uncharacterized protein LOC114326594 isoform X2, with translation MQILAYLTEMMKYDLRPSTSPPNGPTTTSTIKPTQYHRPGVYAPLKPPGPDTYYQSLQKGLSYRDYVDSLKRPSGVNYFDRYKQDLFESKERSSKKIYTGTTGEAELNFIAQYLGKNFLDTYKIVDEVEIDVPNNVDEESQQFLKKYDDSDFRSELLRQKQVPPTRAYVTLLSLYDTFNKESKRQGLSKYHGYPPKLLKELADLSTHTSAYQLQYVLKKVVEHRDTPRSEIIKKVNQLVGELDDPKSYINVALKYIPPLVFAL, from the exons ATGCAAATTTTAGCGTACTTAACGGAAATGATGAAGTATGATCTGAGACCTTCCACGAGTCCACCGAATGGACCAACTACTACTTCAACGATAAAACCAACGCAGTACCACAGGCCTGGAGTGTATGCGCCTCTTAAGCCTCCCGGGCCTGATACTTACTACCAGTCACTTCAAAAAG GTTTATCCTATAGAGACTACGTAGACAGTTTAAAGCGCCCAAGTGGCGTTAATTATTTTGACAGGTATAAACAAGACTTATTCGAAAGCAAAGAAAGAAGTTCTAAAAAGATATATACTGGCACAACCGGTGAAGCTGAACTAAATTTCATAGCCCAATACTTGGGCAAAAACTTCCTGGACACCTACAAAATCGTGGACGAGGTTGAAATTGACGTGCCAAATAATGTCGATGAAGAATCTCAGCAATTTTTGAAGAAATACGATGATTCGGACTTTAG gTCCGAACTATTAAGACAAAAGCAGGTGCCACCAACGAGGGCGTATGTTACACTTTTGTCTTTATATGACACGTTTAATAAAGAATCCAAACGTCAAGGGCTCAGTAAATATCAC GGTTACCCACCAAAACTACTCAAGGAACTGGCTGATCTATCTACCCATACTTCAGCCTACCAATTGCAATACGTTTTAAAGAAAGTCGTGGAACATCGTGACACTCCCAGGTCTGAGATCATAAAGAAAGTAAACCAACTGGTTGGTGAGTTGGACGATCCAAAGAGTTATATCAACGTGGCGTTGAAGTATATTCCTCCCCTAGTGTTTGCTTTGTAA